A single region of the Silene latifolia isolate original U9 population chromosome 8, ASM4854445v1, whole genome shotgun sequence genome encodes:
- the LOC141596996 gene encoding cytochrome P450 83B1-like — MLLLIIFLLSLVATLSYKYLLKNEAFNPPPGPKKLPFIGNLHHLDLISPHICLAKLAKTYGPVLSLQFGSIPVVVVQSAELAKEVLQTQDLNFCTRPPMFGPRKLSYDGLDIAISPYNDYFREMKKLSVVHLLNTKRVQSFAPIRQQEILRLLNKISSLSTIVNLNELVMSFSCSNICRMAFGNRYDEEEGQKSRFHSLLNEAQASFTAFYFSDYFPLIGWLDKLCGQYSRLERIFKDLDTFYEELINDHLDPNRTKLDQEDFIDVLLHLQKQHCFTFDLSMNHIKALLMNIFIAGTDTSAATIVWGMTQLIKNPHVMKKVQQEIRNETRSKDYVDEEDVQKLEYFKAVVKETFRLHPASPLLVAHESIRKTKIKEYHILPKTQVYVNVWAIGRDPKSWNDPETFKPERFIGSSVDVKGQDFELLPFGAGRRICPGLQLGLSNVELTLANLLNSFDWDLPSGIKRDDVDMENLPGITMHKKNPLYLVAHKFPRTV; from the exons ATGTTACTCCTCATCATCTTCCTCCTTTCACTTGTAGCAACCTTGTCATACAAGTACCTTCTTAAAAATGAGGCATTTAATCCTCCACCCGGCCCCAAAAAGCTTCCGTTTATCGGAAACTTACACCACTTGGACTTGATATCACCTCACATATGCTTGGCCAAGTTAGCCAAGACATACGGTCCTGTCTTAAGTCTTCAATTTGGGTCCATACCAGTGGTTGTGGTTCAGTCGGCCGAGTTAGCTAAAGAGGTCCTTCAAACACAAGACCTAAACTTCTGTACTAGACCACCTATGTTTGGACCGCGAAAGCTTAGTTATGATGGGTTAGACATTGCTATTAGCCCTTATAATGACTACTTTAGAGAAATGAAAAAGTTAAGTGTTGTTCATCTTTTGAACACCAAGAGAGTCCAATCTTTTGCGCCTATACGTCAACAAGAGATTTTAAGGCTGTTAAACAAGATTTCATCCCTTTCGACAATTGTTAACTTGAATGAATTGGTTATGAGTTTTTCTTGTTCCAATATATGCAGGATGGCCTTTGGTAATAG GTACGATGAGGAAGAGGGGCAAAAAAGCAGATTCCATAGCCTTCTAAATGAAGCTCAAGCGTCATTCACGGCCTTCTATTTTTCTGATTATTTCCCTTTAATTGGATGGCTTGATAAGTTATGTGGACAATACTCAAGGCTTGAGAGAATATTCAAGGACTTGGATACGTTCTATGAAGAACTTATTAATGACCATCTTGATCCCAACCGTACTAAACTCGACCAAGAGGATTTCATTGACGTACTACTACACCTTCAGAAACAGCATTGCTTCACATTTGATCTCTCTATGAACCACATCAAAGCATTGTTAATG AATATATTTATAGCCGGAACAGATACAAGTGCAGCAACGATAGTTTGGGGGATGACACAACTAATAAAGAATCCACATGTAATGAAAAAAGTTCAACAAGAGATAAGGAATGAAACAAGAAGCAAGGATTATGTAGACGAAGAAGATGTTCAAAAGCTAGAATATTTCAAGGCAGTGGTAAAAGAAACATTCAGACTGCACCCTGCTTCCCCATTGCTGGTTGCACATGAATCAATTcgaaaaaccaaaatcaaagagtaTCACATTTTACCTAAAACTCAAGTATATGTGAATGTTTGGGCTATCGGAAGAGACCCGAAATCTTGGAATGATCCGGAAACATTTAAACCAGAGAGGTTTATAGGCAGCTCAGTTGATGTCAAAGGCCAAGATTTTGAGTTGCTTCCTTTCGGAGCTGGTAGAAGAATATGCCCTGGATTGCAACTTGGCCTTTCTAATGTCGAGCTTACACTCGCCAATTTGTTGAACTCTTTTGATTGGGATTTGCCCAGTGGGATTAAGAGGGATGATGTTGATATGGAGAACCTCCCTGGTATAACTATGCACAAGAAAAATCCACTTTATCTAGTTGCACATAAGTTTCCAAGAACTGTATAA